The nucleotide sequence GCAGTGCCACCAATGGCTCGGGTTCTTTCGGCAATGAAGTTATCGATCTCGGCATCTGAAATCTTGATTTTTGCTTCGACTTCCCGCTCTCGATAACGACTCAGAATCACATCATCACGTAATAATTGCTTGTAACGCTCGAAAGTGCTTCCTGATGCAACTACCTTTGCCTTAAATTCAGCGACGCTCATTTTATTTTTTTCAGCAATATCGGAAATGATCTTATCAAGCTCTTTATTGGTCACCGTGACGCCCTCTTGCTCGGCGTTTTGTAACTGAATCTTTTCTATGATTAATCGCTCTAGGATTACCTTTCGTAACGATCCATCGTCTGGGAGTTTTGCACCTTGTTTTCTGAGGGCGGCAATTCGATCATCAATATCTTTGCGAGTGACATAGCCTGTATTCACCACTGCGGCAACGCCATCAATATTACGAATTTTGCTATCGCTCACGGTTGGCGCTTTAGCTACATCCTGGGCGCTCGCTACCCCAGCCAATATGAATATGGCAATACAAAAAATTTTTTTCAAACTGAACCTACAAAGCATCATTGGTAATTCTCATATATGGATGGAGGGATAGGCTTAGAAGTCGGCATATACCCAGGTACATTTAACTTCATGATATCAACTGGATTACTTCCTGCGCTAGCAAAGCCCCTAAATTCGACTTGAAACAGGACTTGGGTAGTTGTAATAAGGGATGTATTAACTGCCTGGGAATAAGCGCCTCGGAAAGTCCAGCAATCCTTAGTCCATTCCAAGCCAACCAAAGTATTTAGGGTTTTAGTTGTCAAAGCATCATAGCCCCAACGACCCAGCACTGAAACTTCGCGAGTCAATGGCCATTGCCCGGAGATATTGTATTGATCCGTAGTGGTGGCTGCAGGAGTTGCCACTTGATTATTTTGTGCTGATGCCTGGATTGGTGGCGACCATACATTACGGTAACCAAAGTTCAGGCTTCTACCAACTGTAGGGCGCCAACTCGCGCCAACTGTTGTCTGCACAAAACGATTTAACTGCGTGTTGTACTGGCCAAACATATCCGCACTAAAGTTGCCAAGCAATCGAACGGAAGCTGAACCTAAGGTATCTGAATATGTTGTTGGGTTAGCAATGTTTCCATTGAGGCCCACTTTTTGCCCAGTAAACTGTTGCTTCTGAGCCAGGGTCACATTCGCACGCTCTGCACCTGTATTTGATTCAATCATACGACTCGTTAAGCCTAGTGTCGCAGCATTCGTATCGGCAATACGATCATTGCCGATAAAAGTATTAGCCGTAAAAATTTGCGACACACCAAAACCAGCATCAGCAGTATCAAATACAGGCGTATTGGCCTGACTTTGATATGGCGTGTAGGCGTAAAACGCTCTTGGCTCCATTGTTAGCAACATATCGCGACCAAAGAAACCATGAAGCTCTTTAGCATCTCTTTCAAAGGCTAATCCCGAATCCAAACTAAATGTCGGTATCGTGAAACCTTGAACAGCTGCAGGACTTGTGCCGGTAAAAGCTGCTGGATTAGCAGTTGCATTGTAAGTATTCGACTGAAAACTCACTGTAGGCGTAATGTAATACCCAGGAGTAATTTGTGGCAGCGATAATCCAGCCTTTACTACAGTTCGATCTGCTTGCGTGTAAGCGCCTGGTGGCGGAGCATTAAAATTACTTCCCAATGCATAAGCAAAGCGAGTGTAATCAGCCGAGAAAGAGGTCTTCGGTCCTGTAGGCAATGCCAAATATCTTCCAGTTGGATCCGACACCACAGGACTAAGCTGACTGTTATAGGCAGCAGTAATATTTGGCAATACGTTGTAAGGCGCTTGCACTAAATTATTCGGATCAGGTTGCAAGGTTTGGAATGTAGCTGCCTTAGCCCCCACAACCCAATTACTTAATTCACCAGTCAACTGCTTAGATGTACCTAGCTCTTGACGGAATTGGCTGGTTACTTGACCAGCAATACTTTGTGAAAAGTTGGTTGGATACAAGCTATCCGAGACACGTGACATATTGGCATAGCCACTCCATGACCCAGGCATCGGGATGCCACCGGGCCCAACACCGCCTGAGAAGATTTGACGTTGTTGCCAATCGTACTTCCAACGATTCGTGCCAGTCTGCTTGTCATAAGGCAAATACTCACCAGTAGCAACACCGGAATACTCTCTCTCAAGAAAACGATAAGAGGCGCCAAGCATAAAACCGCGATGATTCATTTCACGTGGCAATAACAATAGATCACGATTGGGGGCGATGTTCACATAGTAAGGCGCTGTGATATCCAAACCATTATTGGAGTTATAGCCAACAACTGGTGCTAGCAAACCAGTCCTGCGTTCACCTGAAGTTGGCGCTGTGAAATAAGGAACATAGGCAATTGGCACATTAAAGAAACGCATCACACCATTAGTGCCAACCATTTCTTTTTGTTCGTTATCAATCTCAAGACTACTTGCCGTGAAATACCAATCCATATTCTCTGGAGTACATGTCGTATATGTCGCTCGATCAAATACAAAGATGTCCGAGTTTTCAATCGTTAACTTATTGGCCGTGCCATTTCCACGTGTATCTCTGAGCTCATAGGATGGTGACTCCATAAAACCTTCACGTGCATCCACCTTAAATTGTCCCTTTGGACCTTTGAAGGTTGTATTCCCTTTTGAAAGTTCAGCGTTACCAATTAAGTCGGCAATATCAGTATCAGGGTTATAGGTAATCTCATCAGCTTTTAGCGCTGCTCCATTACGACGAATTTGAGCGCGACCTTTCAGATGCATATCTCGCTCAACAACCCCGTCAATCACATCACTAGATGTAAAGGTCAGAGCCTCACCATCAGAGATTGGCTTGCCCACCCGCAGTTGATCATCCAACTTGAGAACAGTGACATTTCCTCGGTCTGGTAAGAGTGTGAAATTCTGTGTAGCTTGCGAAACTGGAGGGAGTGCCGCTGGCGCCTGAGCGTGTCCCAAAAGCGAAACTGGAAGCAATGCCACCCCGATCAGTATGCGCAGGGTTATGGCTAAAAAAAGAGGGGCGCAAAAGCCGGCGCGACGGCGATAATGACTCATGGATCCAGACCGCCTTATTATACGAATCGACCATGACTGACTCTCGCTTAAACACCCTAAAAAACTGGCTAAAAACCCTCCAGGCTAACTGGCAATTAGATCTCGACACTTTGGCCCCGGCTTCTGCGGACGCCAGCTTTAGACGCTATTTCCGTATTCAGTCCCAAAATCCGAAATTTGGGAGCCTAATCATCATGGATGCACCGCCCCAACATGAACCTCTAGACGCATTCATTCAGGTTGATTTACTGCTTTCTGAAGCAGGATTAAATGCGCCAAAAATCTTAGAGCAAAATTTATCTGAAGGATTTTTATTATTAAACGATCTTGGCAATCAAACCTATCTTGCAGCACTCAATGATCAAACTGCAAATGCACTGTATCAAGATGCCACACAAGCATTAATACAAATGCAAATGGCAAGTAAGCCCGACATTCTGCCAAATTATGATGAAGCATTACTTCAGCGAGAATTGGATTTATTTCCCGATTGGTATCTCAAGGCACATCTACAAATTGAACTCACTGCTATCCAAAAGCAACAACTTAAAGATGCTTTTGCATTAATCATTGAAAACAATTTGGCACAAGCTAAAGTCTATGTACATCGCGATTACCATTCACGCAACTTGATGGTTACAGCTGAAAATAATCCGGGCGTAATAGACTTTCAGGATGCGGTGTATGGGCCTATTACTTATGATGCTGCGTCACTTTGGCGCGATGCCTATATTTGCTGGCCTGAAGAGCGTGTTATTGATTGGGTTATTAAATTTTGGGAACAAGGTCGCAAAGCAGGACTAGCAATGCCTGATGACTTTGGACAGTTCTACCGAGATTTTGAATGGATGGGCTTGCAGCGTCATCTTAAGGTACTTGGTATCTTTGCAAGGCTATTTCATCGTGACGGCAAAGATGGTTATTTAAAAGATATCCCATTGGTCTTGGAATA is from Polynucleobacter sp. MWH-UH23A and encodes:
- the lptD gene encoding LPS assembly protein LptD, with translation MSHYRRRAGFCAPLFLAITLRILIGVALLPVSLLGHAQAPAALPPVSQATQNFTLLPDRGNVTVLKLDDQLRVGKPISDGEALTFTSSDVIDGVVERDMHLKGRAQIRRNGAALKADEITYNPDTDIADLIGNAELSKGNTTFKGPKGQFKVDAREGFMESPSYELRDTRGNGTANKLTIENSDIFVFDRATYTTCTPENMDWYFTASSLEIDNEQKEMVGTNGVMRFFNVPIAYVPYFTAPTSGERRTGLLAPVVGYNSNNGLDITAPYYVNIAPNRDLLLLPREMNHRGFMLGASYRFLEREYSGVATGEYLPYDKQTGTNRWKYDWQQRQIFSGGVGPGGIPMPGSWSGYANMSRVSDSLYPTNFSQSIAGQVTSQFRQELGTSKQLTGELSNWVVGAKAATFQTLQPDPNNLVQAPYNVLPNITAAYNSQLSPVVSDPTGRYLALPTGPKTSFSADYTRFAYALGSNFNAPPPGAYTQADRTVVKAGLSLPQITPGYYITPTVSFQSNTYNATANPAAFTGTSPAAVQGFTIPTFSLDSGLAFERDAKELHGFFGRDMLLTMEPRAFYAYTPYQSQANTPVFDTADAGFGVSQIFTANTFIGNDRIADTNAATLGLTSRMIESNTGAERANVTLAQKQQFTGQKVGLNGNIANPTTYSDTLGSASVRLLGNFSADMFGQYNTQLNRFVQTTVGASWRPTVGRSLNFGYRNVWSPPIQASAQNNQVATPAATTTDQYNISGQWPLTREVSVLGRWGYDALTTKTLNTLVGLEWTKDCWTFRGAYSQAVNTSLITTTQVLFQVEFRGFASAGSNPVDIMKLNVPGYMPTSKPIPPSIYENYQ
- a CDS encoding phosphotransferase, yielding MTDSRLNTLKNWLKTLQANWQLDLDTLAPASADASFRRYFRIQSQNPKFGSLIIMDAPPQHEPLDAFIQVDLLLSEAGLNAPKILEQNLSEGFLLLNDLGNQTYLAALNDQTANALYQDATQALIQMQMASKPDILPNYDEALLQRELDLFPDWYLKAHLQIELTAIQKQQLKDAFALIIENNLAQAKVYVHRDYHSRNLMVTAENNPGVIDFQDAVYGPITYDAASLWRDAYICWPEERVIDWVIKFWEQGRKAGLAMPDDFGQFYRDFEWMGLQRHLKVLGIFARLFHRDGKDGYLKDIPLVLEYAIATANRYIELKPLARILESTQTSQK